ATAATTTCGCACATCGCATGAAGTTCGGCATCCGAATCATTGACTCCCTCGACTAGCATAATCTCCAGCCAAATTTGGCCATGGGACTCCTGTGCAGTTTGCACAAGACCTTCAGTCATTTCAGCGAAACTGATGCCAGGCGCAGGTCTATTTACTGCTCGAAAAGTATGCTGAGTTCCAGCGTCCAAGGAAGGTAGCAAAACGTCTGCCATCGAAACTGCATCACGTATTTCGACATTGTAGAGCAGCGAACCGTTCGTAATCACAGCCAGTGGAATATCGGTGAGCCTCTTTATCGCCCGAATCATCTCGCCAAGATCAGTGTTTAGCGTAGGTTCGCCGGAGCCTGCGAAGGTAATGTAGTCCGCAGTCCCACCGTGTTCCAGCCATTGCTCGATATCCCACATTACATCCTTTGCGCCGACAAGCCTTCCAGGTATAGAAGTCAGCTCGGTTGTTCGACCAAGCTGGCAATATATGCAGTCATAGCTGCAGACTTTGTGCGGCACGATGTCCACTCCCAGCGACCGTCCAAGTCGCCGCGATGGCACAGGGCCATATAGGTATTTATATTTCACAGGGGCTTTTGCGCTCATTATGTCTTTGTCAGTCTTTCCAATAAGTACCGGAAGACGACCTCATCCGGCCGCTCTTTGCCTCTTTGAACTTTTCGAAATCCCCCAACCGAAGGCGGCGCTTTCTCTGCGTTTATCCTTCGAATCTTGCTTTTGTCAGTCTTCTTTGGGCTGTACTTTCGAAAGAGCGTCAGCGATTGCCTTCTCATCTACAATGCCAAACGGTTCATTGGCTTTCGTTTTCTTGCCTGACGCGGCCCAGACATGCGTGATGCCTAACTCCTGGGCTTCCACTTGGTCGAATAACGACCGCAGGTACGAATCAATCTGCTCGGTGGATGTCTCGCCCTTTCGGTGTTTTACCTTGCCTTGCATCTGATGCTACTGTTCCATCAACTCAAATCCTTTTGCATTGAACTCCACTGTGAGAGCCTTCCATCAACAGCTAGCACCCGCGTTATTTCGTCAAGCACACCGCATGGATTGTCAATTTCATGGATGGCATTCACAAACGTGATTGCGTGGAAACTGCCCTCATCGAAAGGAAGCTTATGTGCATCCAGAATTACAAGCGTGGGCTTATCAGCCAGACCGCCGAGTCGCTCCTTAGTTTTTTTTCAATGCCTCTTGGTTGATGTCGCCTGATATTACCGAATATCCTCGCTTTAGAATCTGTAGGAGCATTCGGCCTGAGCCAGTGGCGATATCCAGGACCGCATCTCTAGTATCGAAGCCTGCAGGGTCAAGCGCCGCATCGTATTCGCTAACAAGCACAGCCTCTAGCTCGTGCGGCATCTTTTCAAGATTGCGGTTGCGCAAAAGTAACACCTTTCAGCAGCAATTCGAACGCCGCGGTATATTCGGGCAGCGCCTCGATGATAAGTTTGCCTCGCGAGTAAGCTTCCGCAATTCGTCTGTCGTCGGGTATTTGCAAAAGCATCTCAATGGACTCGCTGTCGCAGTAGTCGAAAACAGCTTTGTTGCCAACATCAGCGCGGTTCACAACAACCCCGAACGGCAGCTTCAGCACCCTTAGCATCTCAACGGCCAGCTTCAAATCGTTTAGACCAAACGGTGTTGGCTCAGTCACAAGGAGCACATAATCAGCTCCCCTCACTGATTGTATCACCGGGCAGGAAGTGCCAGGGGGAGCATCGATTATGTTCAAACCGCCGT
This sequence is a window from Armatimonadota bacterium. Protein-coding genes within it:
- a CDS encoding radical SAM protein, whose translation is MSAKAPVKYKYLYGPVPSRRLGRSLGVDIVPHKVCSYDCIYCQLGRTTELTSIPGRLVGAKDVMWDIEQWLEHGGTADYITFAGSGEPTLNTDLGEMIRAIKRLTDIPLAVITNGSLLYNVEIRDAVSMADVLLPSLDAGTQHTFRAVNRPAPGISFAEMTEGLVQTAQESHGQIWLEIMLVEGVNDSDAELHAMCEIIQLICPDKVQLNTVERPSKSGEAKCVSDETLRRACKIFGGTAEIIAGGVLMPADKRQWREVRDELMRMLSRRPCTIDDIVTASGRNIHEVTKHLQRLMQEGLIEQIGDTDPYYRCVTGG
- a CDS encoding class I SAM-dependent methyltransferase codes for the protein MADKPTLVILDAHKLPFDEGSFHAITFVNAIHEIDNPCGVLDEITRVLAVDGRLSQWSSMQKDLS